Proteins encoded in a region of the Vibrio sp. CB1-14 genome:
- a CDS encoding porin has protein sequence MKKTLVALSVLAAAGSAQAIELYNQDKVTVNMTGDVEIVYVKGTTDGDEFQQEIQDADFGFDTRYAVNDDVQVGAFWEFSGADTNADASVGDVYMGLYSQSVGSIKFGKTATALDDAGIGSDYQFGVSSFFSNGTPFAGHEVVKYELDKGNFYGTVAYMQDKQGYNGLGKNGNFFDAKLGARVADFDFTGFVGQAEFKEAGLTDADGVAIDGLKETIWALEARYAGVENLNLELGYYSLGADPKDADSQTDGSIAAAADYTLNSWKFATGVSQTNPDEGDKVVNWFLNAGYALAPSTTAYAEVGGNNGDDSQTGFAVGLKAEF, from the coding sequence ATGAAAAAAACTCTAGTAGCGCTATCAGTACTAGCGGCAGCTGGTTCTGCGCAAGCAATCGAACTATACAACCAAGACAAAGTTACTGTTAACATGACTGGCGACGTAGAAATCGTTTATGTTAAAGGTACAACTGACGGTGATGAGTTCCAACAAGAAATTCAAGATGCTGACTTCGGCTTCGACACTCGTTATGCAGTGAACGATGACGTACAAGTTGGTGCGTTTTGGGAATTCTCAGGTGCTGACACAAATGCTGATGCATCTGTTGGCGACGTATACATGGGTCTTTATTCTCAATCTGTAGGTTCAATCAAGTTCGGTAAGACAGCTACTGCTCTTGATGATGCTGGTATCGGTTCTGATTACCAATTTGGTGTTTCTTCTTTCTTCAGCAACGGTACTCCTTTCGCAGGTCACGAAGTAGTTAAGTATGAGTTAGACAAAGGTAACTTCTACGGTACTGTAGCTTACATGCAAGACAAGCAAGGTTATAACGGCCTAGGCAAAAACGGCAATTTCTTTGATGCTAAACTTGGCGCTCGCGTTGCTGACTTTGACTTCACTGGTTTTGTTGGTCAAGCAGAGTTTAAAGAAGCAGGCCTAACAGACGCTGATGGTGTTGCTATCGATGGTTTGAAAGAAACTATCTGGGCTCTTGAAGCTCGTTACGCTGGCGTAGAGAACCTAAACCTAGAACTAGGTTACTACAGCTTAGGTGCTGACCCTAAAGATGCTGATTCTCAAACTGACGGCTCTATTGCAGCTGCGGCAGATTACACTCTAAACTCTTGGAAGTTCGCAACTGGTGTTAGCCAAACTAACCCAGACGAAGGCGACAAGGTTGTTAACTGGTTCCTAAATGCGGGTTACGCATTGGCTCCATCTACAACAGCTTACGCTGAAGTTGGTGGTAACAACGGTGATGACTCTCAAACTGGTTTTGCTGTAGGCCTTAAAGCTGAATTCTAA
- a CDS encoding DUF2057 domain-containing protein, with protein MKKSVITILLAASSAFAASAATLTPMNGVSLLYVNGQESESKIRSNDVESGTTQVVVRMDKKVGRGSSQSVYTSAPYVITFNITGDEVKINHPVARSKQEASAAFRLPEPEWRITQDGNSLPYTTEKLKGREGVLPYSGMNELIADYNEQRGITFGGESASEVASVTATVAATATTAVAASTPKAVEKPQAVKGDARSSNMEQLQALYLKASKTERKEFRKWMIDQE; from the coding sequence GTGAAGAAGTCTGTTATCACGATTTTATTGGCAGCAAGTTCTGCTTTCGCTGCAAGTGCTGCCACGTTAACGCCAATGAATGGTGTGTCATTGCTGTATGTGAATGGCCAAGAGTCTGAATCAAAAATACGTTCCAACGATGTCGAATCCGGAACCACTCAGGTTGTGGTACGCATGGATAAAAAAGTAGGCCGTGGCAGCAGCCAGTCGGTTTATACTTCTGCACCTTATGTCATCACATTTAATATCACCGGTGATGAGGTGAAGATTAACCACCCAGTCGCTCGAAGCAAGCAAGAAGCGAGCGCTGCATTTCGTTTACCAGAGCCAGAGTGGCGTATCACTCAAGATGGTAATTCACTACCTTATACGACAGAAAAACTGAAAGGACGCGAAGGTGTACTTCCTTACTCTGGTATGAATGAGCTGATTGCCGATTACAACGAGCAGCGTGGTATTACTTTCGGCGGTGAGTCTGCTTCTGAAGTGGCTTCAGTAACCGCTACTGTGGCGGCGACAGCAACAACGGCTGTTGCAGCATCTACTCCGAAGGCGGTTGAAAAACCTCAAGCAGTGAAGGGTGATGCTAGATCCAGCAATATGGAACAGTTACAAGCGTTGTACTTAAAGGCGTCGAAAACTGAACGCAAGGAATTTCGCAAGTGGATGATTGACCAAGAGTAA
- a CDS encoding MMPL family transporter — MNADLSSLVEQNGAWVDDLNYLNDTFPESGNVTVLVTITDGSDLKEHVVSIEKQLRNQKIFKEIFAPQLLAWFEEHPLGFVTQDEFERIEAFTRDTIKPAALAAQSGSLDLYLAELAQSEQPNLTPLLEAINNQSVDWAKLAQKNLTKPTAYAITLVAEPDASATEPNRAIMEAIHQSIIAADLPSNVDIKVTGQAALDFDEIADANNSIAIAGSASLVGLILILAIGIRSLRVIVACYLTVLVGLAWTFAAGLAVIGHYNTISIVFMVMFIGLAVDFSIHLCLHIQELRVKGENDSLAMRDAISHSVRPLSLCALSSALGFLSFYPTAYTGLGELGVVSALGMVLGLAATFIIIPLFFILFGYPKVRHQRDTHRFAWFGEQLMRFKGTVFSLAIALTVVMGYGATQFKFDFSTLVLKNPQSESVLALNQLQQEGLGSSYQLFAIAKNQQQAEQWQASLIKQPSVASVRVVSDFLPKDLEKRTEQLQALFTQSDIATPMSYPEFVEMAKTQRWQDSERLPDTIDSASVSELLFAGLSTSLNTLTQFEPVTIESLPTDLSERYISQQGEWLVVISPSEDMTNVDALDKFITESKQIAPNATGRAVAEKEVGSIIVNAFQAAIMMSVFGIALILIWSVEKKRDVLLIFIPLTLASLSTLGLMHWLGLSMNMANIIVIPLIFGLGVDNGIHIVKRFRAVRSLAAFFKTSTPKASLVSCLTTLATFGALIVADHQGMHSIGLVLTIALSCILVFSLTLLPLLLEVTKKKPIE, encoded by the coding sequence ATGAATGCCGATTTATCTTCATTAGTAGAACAAAATGGAGCTTGGGTTGACGATCTTAACTATTTAAACGACACGTTTCCTGAATCCGGTAATGTCACTGTATTGGTCACTATTACCGATGGTTCAGACCTAAAAGAGCACGTCGTCTCAATAGAAAAACAACTGCGTAACCAAAAGATCTTTAAAGAGATCTTTGCTCCGCAATTATTGGCTTGGTTTGAAGAGCACCCGTTAGGGTTTGTGACTCAAGACGAGTTTGAACGTATCGAAGCCTTTACCCGCGACACAATCAAGCCTGCTGCACTTGCTGCTCAATCAGGCAGTCTTGATCTTTATTTGGCCGAACTCGCCCAAAGCGAACAACCGAACTTAACACCGCTTTTAGAGGCAATAAACAACCAATCAGTTGACTGGGCAAAACTGGCTCAGAAAAATCTGACAAAGCCCACGGCGTATGCCATCACGTTAGTTGCAGAACCAGACGCATCAGCGACGGAACCGAATCGCGCTATTATGGAGGCCATTCACCAGAGCATTATAGCGGCGGATTTACCATCAAACGTCGACATTAAAGTTACTGGTCAGGCGGCACTCGATTTTGATGAAATTGCTGATGCCAACAACAGCATCGCTATAGCCGGTAGTGCTTCATTAGTCGGTCTTATTTTGATTTTGGCGATTGGTATCCGCTCACTTCGAGTGATAGTCGCATGTTACTTGACGGTATTAGTTGGTCTAGCTTGGACATTTGCGGCAGGTCTGGCTGTTATTGGGCACTACAACACGATCTCTATTGTATTTATGGTGATGTTTATTGGCCTTGCAGTCGATTTTTCCATTCACTTATGTCTTCATATTCAAGAGCTTAGGGTAAAAGGAGAGAATGACTCGTTAGCGATGCGCGATGCGATTTCTCATTCGGTTCGACCTTTGTCACTGTGTGCGCTTTCTTCGGCACTGGGCTTTTTAAGTTTCTATCCAACCGCTTATACAGGGCTTGGTGAATTGGGCGTTGTGTCTGCTCTAGGTATGGTGCTTGGCCTTGCTGCAACCTTTATCATTATCCCACTGTTCTTTATTTTGTTTGGCTATCCGAAAGTTCGTCATCAACGAGATACGCACCGTTTCGCTTGGTTCGGAGAGCAACTGATGCGCTTTAAAGGCACGGTGTTTAGCTTAGCGATAGCATTGACGGTCGTCATGGGATACGGCGCGACACAGTTTAAGTTTGATTTCTCAACGTTGGTTTTGAAAAACCCTCAGTCAGAGTCTGTGTTGGCTCTAAATCAATTGCAACAAGAGGGATTGGGCTCAAGCTATCAGCTGTTTGCCATTGCTAAAAACCAGCAGCAAGCTGAGCAGTGGCAGGCTAGTTTGATAAAGCAACCTTCGGTGGCTTCGGTTAGGGTCGTGAGTGATTTTTTGCCTAAAGATCTTGAGAAGAGAACCGAGCAGCTGCAAGCGTTGTTCACGCAGTCAGACATAGCGACGCCAATGAGCTATCCAGAATTTGTGGAGATGGCGAAAACTCAACGTTGGCAGGATAGCGAGCGCTTACCTGATACGATAGATAGCGCTTCTGTCTCGGAGCTTCTATTTGCTGGTCTATCAACTAGCTTGAATACACTGACGCAGTTTGAACCCGTGACTATTGAGTCGCTGCCAACCGATTTAAGTGAGCGCTATATCAGTCAGCAGGGTGAGTGGCTAGTGGTGATCTCTCCAAGTGAAGATATGACTAATGTCGATGCTTTGGATAAGTTTATTACCGAGTCTAAGCAAATCGCACCGAATGCTACAGGTAGAGCTGTTGCTGAAAAAGAAGTGGGCAGCATTATTGTGAATGCGTTTCAAGCGGCAATCATGATGTCGGTGTTTGGGATTGCACTGATTCTCATTTGGTCGGTTGAGAAAAAACGTGATGTGTTACTTATCTTTATTCCACTGACGTTGGCGTCACTATCGACTTTAGGGTTGATGCACTGGCTCGGGTTATCGATGAACATGGCCAACATCATAGTGATCCCGCTGATCTTTGGTCTGGGTGTGGATAATGGCATACACATCGTGAAGCGTTTTCGTGCGGTGAGAAGCTTGGCGGCATTCTTTAAAACCTCGACACCGAAGGCGTCACTAGTAAGTTGTTTAACCACGCTAGCAACATTTGGTGCTTTGATCGTTGCTGATCACCAAGGGATGCATTCCATCGGGCTGGTACTTACTATCGCATTAAGCTGTATTTTGGTGTTTAGTTTAACGCTATTGCCACTATTGCTAGAAGTGACAAAGAAAAAGCCCATTGAATAA
- a CDS encoding TonB-dependent receptor, with translation MTFNAKFSLKALSLAALLLPSLASAIELPLFKKEAEERGYTLPEAFGLSLGYMNVSQGINVNSIALTGLPSQVQNLEIGTQGGYQESEVLTLKADVWVLPFLNFYAIGGKLNGYSETTITSVKGELDLLPPLPAIPIEVDNLNEPFRLDLDGYTYGIGTVIAGGYESFFALVDASYTKTSLTVIDGEIDSIVVSPRIGWDFSRNSDWPIRAWVGAQYQNIEQTLTGNVKDLPLGSIGALPMLDDAKFTVTQSLANNWNSLVGAQYEFTPNWVLISELGFGQRKSFFVTLDARF, from the coding sequence ATGACATTTAATGCCAAATTTTCCCTAAAAGCGCTCTCATTGGCGGCGCTGTTGCTACCTAGCCTAGCTTCAGCGATAGAGCTACCACTATTCAAGAAAGAAGCTGAAGAACGAGGCTACACCCTGCCTGAAGCTTTTGGGTTAAGTCTTGGTTATATGAATGTGTCTCAAGGTATCAATGTCAACTCGATTGCTCTTACCGGTTTGCCTTCCCAAGTACAAAATTTGGAAATAGGCACACAAGGAGGTTATCAAGAATCCGAAGTTCTGACATTGAAAGCCGACGTTTGGGTTCTACCGTTTCTGAATTTCTACGCTATTGGCGGTAAACTCAATGGTTATTCAGAAACGACTATCACCTCCGTTAAAGGTGAGCTCGACCTCTTGCCTCCTCTGCCTGCTATCCCGATTGAAGTCGATAATTTGAACGAACCGTTTCGATTGGATCTTGACGGTTATACCTATGGTATAGGTACTGTGATTGCAGGTGGGTACGAAAGCTTTTTCGCGCTTGTAGATGCAAGTTACACGAAAACCAGTCTCACCGTAATTGATGGTGAAATTGACTCGATAGTTGTGTCACCGCGAATCGGATGGGATTTCTCCCGAAACAGTGATTGGCCAATTAGAGCTTGGGTAGGTGCGCAGTACCAAAACATAGAACAAACCCTAACAGGTAATGTCAAAGACTTACCGCTAGGCTCTATCGGTGCCTTGCCTATGTTAGATGACGCGAAGTTCACTGTGACGCAAAGCCTCGCCAACAACTGGAATAGTCTAGTCGGCGCGCAATATGAGTTCACCCCAAACTGGGTATTAATAAGTGAGCTTGGCTTCGGTCAACGTAAGAGCTTCTTCGTCACCCTAGATGCTCGTTTCTAA
- a CDS encoding DUF4397 domain-containing protein, translating into MNIIKTSVIAAAAITIVGCGSDSDHPSNPTTQVRVTHASADAPLVNIKANGAILSGLTDVDYQQGSGLITVDSGTYDLSVEAIGTDGSASEVLPVPGVNFAPDMQYDVFALNKTSALQGVILARSGIKPDSNSVRIDVLHAHPDVGAVDIHLTTDASISTATVGVSGLAFAIDSADLPITVPASTYRIRITPTGQNTDADVVFDSGELDLPGGTDLMVTAVPNVVNSAMGDSPVNLLVADGSSVTVLRDTDEKAIVRAGHAIEDAPPVDILANGAAVAGLTNLTYENVAGTAIAPGTVDVAVAPTGTTSPQVITVPGATFSAGSETTIFAVGRLNDSSQEALIIEDDLRGIATYAKIRVVHANPTAAAALVDIHAVADGGAFSADTAVLKGVSFKDTAVLKVAAGTYDLAVAEAGTTNILLTNTNVPALANGNVVTAFATEDSIALNIDK; encoded by the coding sequence ATGAATATTATAAAAACATCCGTTATCGCAGCCGCAGCAATCACCATCGTCGGCTGTGGCAGCGATTCCGATCACCCTTCTAACCCAACCACTCAAGTTCGCGTGACACACGCCAGCGCTGATGCACCACTGGTAAACATCAAAGCGAATGGCGCTATTTTGAGTGGGTTAACAGACGTCGACTACCAGCAGGGTAGCGGATTGATAACTGTCGACTCAGGTACGTATGACCTGTCAGTCGAGGCTATCGGCACCGACGGTAGCGCTAGCGAAGTGCTTCCCGTACCTGGCGTAAACTTTGCTCCTGACATGCAGTATGATGTTTTTGCTCTCAACAAAACATCGGCACTGCAGGGAGTTATATTGGCACGTTCTGGAATCAAACCCGATAGTAATTCAGTCCGCATTGATGTTTTACATGCACACCCTGACGTTGGTGCGGTTGATATTCACCTGACCACCGATGCCAGTATCAGTACTGCTACAGTTGGCGTTTCGGGTTTAGCATTTGCGATAGATTCGGCCGACCTACCGATTACAGTCCCAGCCAGCACCTATCGAATACGCATAACTCCGACCGGCCAAAATACTGATGCAGACGTCGTATTCGACAGTGGTGAGTTAGATTTACCCGGCGGCACAGATTTGATGGTCACCGCTGTACCCAACGTAGTGAACAGTGCTATGGGTGACTCACCTGTGAATCTGTTAGTCGCAGACGGAAGTTCTGTCACAGTACTCAGAGACACTGATGAAAAAGCCATCGTGCGTGCCGGCCATGCCATTGAAGACGCGCCACCTGTAGATATTCTAGCAAATGGCGCAGCCGTTGCCGGACTGACCAATCTGACGTATGAGAACGTTGCTGGGACAGCGATTGCACCTGGAACGGTCGATGTTGCCGTTGCACCTACTGGTACAACTTCACCACAAGTCATCACCGTCCCGGGCGCCACCTTCTCCGCAGGTTCGGAAACTACCATTTTCGCCGTGGGACGTTTAAATGACAGCTCTCAAGAAGCTTTAATTATTGAAGACGACCTTCGCGGCATTGCAACCTATGCGAAAATCCGAGTAGTGCATGCTAACCCGACTGCAGCGGCAGCGCTCGTGGACATCCATGCGGTTGCTGACGGCGGTGCATTTTCAGCGGATACAGCAGTCCTTAAAGGCGTATCATTTAAAGATACTGCCGTTCTCAAAGTCGCGGCAGGAACTTATGATTTAGCGGTGGCAGAGGCAGGTACAACCAACATACTGCTTACCAACACAAACGTTCCGGCGCTAGCCAACGGTAATGTTGTTACGGCGTTCGCCACAGAAGATTCTATTGCGTTGAACATCGATAAATAA
- a CDS encoding dCMP deaminase family protein has translation MASKWAKRFIQMAELVGSWSKDPSTQVGAVITKQNRIVSVGFNGYPHGISDSAEVDERETKYLKTLHAEENAILFAKRDLGGCEIWVTHFPCPNCAAKIIQTGISVVHCPAQTDDFLSRWGEKISLSQDMFDQAGVTVDWLPIED, from the coding sequence ATGGCGTCTAAATGGGCAAAACGATTTATTCAAATGGCTGAATTAGTTGGCTCATGGAGTAAAGATCCATCAACACAAGTAGGCGCAGTCATTACCAAGCAAAACCGTATCGTTTCTGTTGGCTTTAATGGCTATCCACATGGTATTTCCGATAGTGCTGAAGTGGACGAGCGAGAGACTAAATACCTGAAGACATTGCACGCTGAAGAAAATGCGATTCTATTTGCAAAGCGAGATCTTGGCGGTTGTGAGATTTGGGTAACACATTTTCCGTGCCCAAATTGTGCCGCAAAAATCATTCAAACAGGCATTTCTGTTGTCCACTGCCCTGCGCAAACTGACGATTTTCTATCACGTTGGGGCGAAAAAATTTCACTAAGCCAAGATATGTTCGATCAAGCTGGAGTAACCGTGGACTGGTTACCAATAGAAGATTAG
- a CDS encoding tetratricopeptide repeat protein, whose amino-acid sequence MRKTLLAVSLCGLCFSASSFAFVQDWSKRSNQEVTTEAKRGDLFAQIELGDRYATGNGVEEDDITAVEWYRKAAAQKSETAMYKLGMMYDNGHGVPYDAKEAATWFEKASQKGSVTAQYYLAGMYKWGRGVPKSNEKAVEYYRLAAEKGFDVAQNSLGVMYAKGLGIEKNDEEAVKWYRRSAENGYAYGQRNLAYKYSLGEGVGLDNVEAYAWASVASTNGYKTAEKLRDDLAQKLSEAELAVAQQKATKYLAEHSSHQ is encoded by the coding sequence ATGCGAAAAACACTGTTAGCGGTTTCACTATGTGGTCTGTGTTTTAGTGCAAGCAGCTTTGCGTTTGTTCAGGATTGGTCAAAGCGAAGCAACCAAGAAGTGACAACGGAAGCCAAGCGCGGCGACCTGTTTGCTCAGATCGAGTTGGGCGACCGCTATGCGACCGGCAATGGCGTAGAAGAAGACGACATCACTGCGGTTGAATGGTACCGAAAGGCCGCAGCGCAAAAAAGCGAAACGGCGATGTACAAGCTTGGCATGATGTACGATAACGGTCACGGTGTTCCTTATGATGCGAAAGAAGCAGCAACTTGGTTCGAAAAAGCGTCGCAAAAAGGCAGCGTAACAGCGCAGTACTACTTGGCTGGTATGTACAAATGGGGACGTGGTGTTCCCAAAAGTAATGAAAAAGCAGTCGAGTACTATCGCTTAGCGGCAGAGAAGGGTTTTGATGTTGCTCAAAACAGCCTAGGTGTGATGTACGCAAAAGGGCTCGGCATTGAGAAGAACGATGAGGAAGCGGTAAAATGGTATCGCCGTTCGGCTGAAAATGGCTACGCTTATGGACAACGAAACCTCGCCTATAAATACTCACTTGGTGAAGGAGTAGGGCTTGATAATGTTGAAGCCTATGCTTGGGCATCGGTCGCTTCAACAAATGGCTATAAGACTGCTGAAAAACTTCGTGATGATTTAGCCCAAAAGCTGAGTGAAGCTGAACTTGCGGTTGCGCAGCAAAAAGCGACAAAGTACTTAGCAGAGCACTCCTCTCATCAATAG
- a CDS encoding pyridoxal-phosphate dependent enzyme, protein MKLNGSPVTEHHFQGHHFFLKRDDLLHGHFNGNKARKFMATLEQPLKGKTRLIGWGSAQANSLTSLAALAKIKGLKLTYYVAHKPAWLDEKPMGNYRTALELGAEVISLRDMFGEKAPHPSAFIAQQHENDPECLIIPEGGHFQDAKLGISKLADEILSWSRFEKGRNIKVALPSGTGTTALYLSQQLKPQGIEVLTCPCVSGKDYLLSQFLELGETEYYPTILGLPSKHHFGKLYQEDYELWQALQEETHIEFDLLYDPMMWRCLLPWLEESIDTTILYVHQGGLLGNETMLARYRRKYGDHQAGW, encoded by the coding sequence ATGAAACTCAATGGCAGCCCAGTCACCGAACACCACTTTCAGGGGCATCATTTTTTCCTCAAAAGAGATGATTTGCTTCACGGACACTTTAATGGCAACAAAGCTCGAAAATTTATGGCTACGCTTGAGCAGCCACTGAAAGGAAAAACTCGACTCATTGGTTGGGGTTCCGCTCAAGCAAACTCGCTCACGTCGCTCGCTGCCTTAGCCAAAATAAAAGGGCTCAAACTGACCTATTATGTGGCTCATAAACCAGCTTGGTTGGACGAAAAACCAATGGGAAATTATCGCACCGCCTTAGAGCTGGGAGCTGAAGTGATTTCGCTTCGAGACATGTTTGGTGAAAAAGCGCCACATCCTTCTGCGTTTATCGCGCAGCAGCATGAAAATGACCCAGAGTGCTTAATCATTCCCGAAGGGGGGCATTTTCAAGATGCTAAGCTAGGAATCAGCAAACTCGCCGATGAGATTTTGTCTTGGTCAAGATTTGAAAAGGGTCGCAACATCAAAGTTGCGCTGCCATCTGGAACGGGCACCACTGCACTCTACCTTAGCCAGCAGTTAAAACCACAAGGTATAGAGGTGCTAACCTGCCCTTGCGTATCAGGAAAAGACTATCTACTGTCCCAGTTTCTAGAACTTGGCGAGACTGAGTACTACCCGACAATACTCGGACTGCCATCTAAACATCACTTTGGAAAACTATACCAAGAAGACTATGAACTTTGGCAAGCATTGCAGGAAGAGACACATATCGAGTTCGATCTACTTTATGACCCAATGATGTGGCGCTGTTTACTTCCTTGGCTAGAAGAGAGTATCGACACCACCATCCTCTATGTCCACCAAGGAGGCCTGCTTGGCAATGAAACCATGTTAGCTCGCTATCGACGCAAATACGGCGACCATCAAGCCGGCTGGTAA
- the arnB gene encoding UDP-4-amino-4-deoxy-L-arabinose aminotransferase, which produces MSQSFLPLCRPAVDEQDIQSVVDVLRSGWITTGPKNAELESKISQHTGASHSVALSSATAGMHLVLLAMGIGPGDEVITPSLTWVSTVNMITLVGAKPVFVDVDADTLMTDAAKIEPLITDKTKLIIPVHYAGAALDLDPIYALGEKYNIPVIEDAAHALGTEYKGQPIGHRGSCLFSTHAIKNVTTAEGGIFTTHDAELADKVRRLKFHGLGVDAFDRETQGRAPQAEVVEPGFKYNMPDICAVLALGQMDRIAEITAKRTELALSYRGKLESIKGVTPLGLASHDHKHCWHLMIVRVDPAVAGLTRDDLIAALKEKGIGAGIHFKACHTQKYYRENYAELFGDINPNLHNTERNSNQICSLPLFPDMTQDDVERVVSAVSEIIG; this is translated from the coding sequence ATGAGCCAGTCCTTTCTTCCATTATGTCGACCTGCTGTCGACGAGCAAGACATTCAGTCTGTTGTGGATGTCCTTCGTTCAGGTTGGATCACCACCGGTCCTAAAAACGCAGAATTAGAATCCAAGATCTCTCAGCATACCGGCGCATCACACAGCGTAGCGCTAAGTAGTGCGACGGCAGGCATGCATCTTGTTCTTCTTGCTATGGGTATTGGACCAGGCGATGAGGTTATCACGCCTTCACTAACTTGGGTTTCAACGGTCAACATGATTACCTTGGTAGGTGCCAAACCTGTCTTTGTTGATGTGGATGCTGATACCTTAATGACAGACGCAGCGAAGATCGAGCCACTTATTACTGATAAGACGAAGCTGATCATTCCTGTTCACTATGCAGGTGCTGCGCTGGATCTTGACCCTATTTATGCTCTTGGTGAGAAGTACAATATTCCAGTGATTGAAGATGCAGCGCATGCACTCGGCACGGAATATAAAGGGCAGCCAATTGGTCACCGCGGTTCTTGCTTGTTCTCAACGCATGCTATTAAGAATGTGACGACAGCAGAAGGCGGCATTTTTACTACTCACGATGCTGAGTTGGCTGATAAAGTACGCCGCCTTAAATTCCATGGTTTAGGCGTAGATGCCTTTGACCGCGAAACACAAGGTCGTGCACCGCAAGCTGAAGTGGTTGAACCTGGTTTTAAGTACAACATGCCAGACATCTGTGCCGTGCTTGCCCTTGGTCAGATGGACCGTATCGCTGAAATCACCGCCAAACGCACCGAGCTTGCACTCTCTTACCGCGGTAAGCTTGAGTCAATCAAAGGTGTTACCCCTCTTGGTTTGGCTTCCCACGATCACAAGCACTGCTGGCACCTAATGATTGTCAGAGTGGATCCTGCGGTTGCTGGTTTGACTCGTGACGATCTTATTGCAGCATTAAAAGAGAAAGGCATTGGTGCCGGAATTCACTTTAAAGCTTGCCATACTCAAAAATACTACCGCGAGAATTACGCGGAGCTGTTTGGGGACATTAACCCAAATCTTCATAATACCGAACGTAACAGTAATCAAATCTGCTCGTTGCCGCTTTTCCCTGATATGACTCAGGATGATGTAGAGCGTGTAGTGAGCGCCGTGTCAGAGATAATTGGATAA
- the arnC gene encoding undecaprenyl-phosphate 4-deoxy-4-formamido-L-arabinose transferase encodes MKHTEAINFVSIVIPVYNEENCLQELIERTTKASDSLGKDYELILVDDGSRDRSAEIIEQASEQEGSHVVGVILNRNYGQHNAIMAGFEQVRGDLIITLDADLQNPPEEIPNLVAKAEEGFDSVGTVRKNRQDSALRRYPSKLINKLVKRSTGVEMNDYGCMLRAYRRHVVDAMLECHERSTFIPVLANGFSRHTTEIDVHHDERADGESKYSFMKLISLMFDLITSMTTAPLRLLSIVGGGIAAAGIAFGIILMLMRIMFGSEWAGDGLFTLFAILFVFVGAQFIGLGLLGEYIGRIYSDVRARPRFYVQDVLVGEATKQARETDELKNKE; translated from the coding sequence ATGAAACACACTGAAGCCATTAACTTCGTGTCTATCGTTATACCGGTATACAACGAAGAAAACTGTCTACAAGAACTGATAGAACGCACAACGAAAGCCAGTGATAGCCTAGGTAAAGACTATGAGCTGATCCTAGTCGATGACGGCAGTCGTGACCGCAGCGCAGAAATCATTGAGCAAGCATCGGAACAAGAGGGGAGCCACGTTGTTGGCGTTATCCTTAACCGCAACTATGGTCAGCACAACGCGATCATGGCGGGTTTCGAGCAGGTTCGTGGTGATTTGATTATTACTCTCGACGCAGATCTTCAAAACCCACCAGAAGAGATCCCAAACCTAGTTGCTAAGGCTGAAGAAGGTTTTGATTCTGTCGGTACGGTACGTAAAAACCGTCAAGACAGCGCGCTTCGTCGTTACCCATCGAAGCTTATCAACAAGTTGGTGAAACGCTCTACTGGCGTTGAGATGAATGACTATGGCTGTATGCTTCGTGCATACCGTCGTCACGTTGTTGATGCGATGCTTGAGTGTCATGAACGCAGCACCTTCATTCCAGTTCTAGCAAACGGCTTTTCTCGTCACACGACAGAAATCGACGTTCACCACGATGAGCGTGCAGATGGCGAGTCAAAATATAGCTTTATGAAGCTTATTAGCCTAATGTTTGACTTGATCACCAGTATGACAACCGCGCCATTGCGTTTGCTAAGCATTGTTGGTGGTGGTATCGCTGCGGCGGGTATCGCATTTGGCATTATCTTGATGCTGATGCGCATTATGTTTGGTTCTGAGTGGGCAGGCGATGGTCTGTTTACGTTATTTGCTATCCTATTTGTGTTTGTGGGTGCGCAGTTTATCGGTCTTGGTTTACTCGGTGAGTACATAGGCCGCATATACTCTGATGTTAGAGCGCGCCCTCGTTTCTACGTGCAAGACGTGCTGGTGGGTGAAGCCACTAAGCAAGCGCGTGAAACTGATGAATTAAAGAATAAAGAATAA